The Lycium ferocissimum isolate CSIRO_LF1 unplaced genomic scaffold, AGI_CSIRO_Lferr_CH_V1 ctg7983, whole genome shotgun sequence genome segment aaattaagcactaggtgatcaaatccagcaactaattgctaatttaactcatgGATTCCCCTAATTTCGGATTTCAactaaaacccccaattttgggtatgaaccctaactctttgattcaagaattcaactctaataatggaagatatatgattaacaaccatagattcatcaaaatctagcataaactccatcaatttcatcattaataaacCTAGATAGAACATTTATTAActccacttttatcttccattactaaggaaagaggaatctatgatgattaggagaAGTGAATTAGCAAGACCATTAGGAGAACTTACCACTGGGAATCTCCACCAAAATTCTCCAAGAACAGTTCCAAGAGCTTTATCTCGTAATGGTATTAAATGATacactaagggcttttaacacttcattaaatatactcactgcccgtcacccgctttggCGACGCTGTGACCGCTCCAGCGGTCAAATCCAATTAGCTTGGACCACTCCAGCGGCAGGGTAATCGCTCCAGCAGTACTGCTGTCGTGGTGCtagtgccgccaaagcgggcaccaaaCACCAGAACTCACCCAAGTTTTCACAATTCAATCCGATTTTTTGAttaattcccgaggccatctgctcaaataccacatacatagacacacataaaaacatgctacgaatgcgctcatggcctcaaaattcccaacggtgGCCTCGTTAACCGtctcaacccccgataccttaattctaatttttcaacccaagtcccaaaatacatccgagtgcattgggaaccgaaccaaatatacacacaagctctaaacgaccatccggacctttCGAAATCGACAGATTTCTAAAAAAGGTTTGTTTGCCCAAAAGTtaactttttcactttaagcctatattttacAAAAAGTTATCTGAATCTGATCTAGACACCTCAAGAAGCGTGCCAACTAttccctcgggtcaaaagtgagctaaccaagcttggaaaaggacaaaaatgtcgaaaagactataacgaccaaacgagtcGTTCCCTACTTTTTTTTGCCAAAGAAGCTGTTTTTTCAATGGCCACAACAATTGGGAAACCACTAATAGTAGACTTGGTAACAGCAGACAGGACAAGGCCAATTTGGGCTAAAGTCAAGATTCAGATTGATCTACTAGCAAAACATCCCAATAGAATTAACATAGCAGAAGTTGATGAGGAAACTGGAAAGAACTAGTCAAAGtggataaaaataaattatgagtATTTACCAAAGTACTGCAAACACTGCAAATTACAAGGATATAGGAAGGCTGAATGCAGGGCTCTGAATCCAGAACTGCAAAAGAAACATAGGGAAGAGTTAAGACAACTACAAGTAGAGAAGAAAGCAGCCAATAAGcaaaccaaaataaataataggGGGTGATGGAACCAGCAGGGGAAACAAGAATGGATGAAAAAGAGAAACAATAGATATGTTAGAGACAAGTCTGCAGTGATAATTACAGAGgttggaaaagaaaacaataagGATATCATGCAAATCAGTAATGCTTTTGCAGCATTGGAGGATGGAAATGAGGAAGACACAACAATTGAGACTGCAGAAGTAAGTAAGAAGAAGGAGAATGTAACTGATAAACAAGAAGGGGGACAATGAGTACTAAGAAGTGGATTGAGGCTTGACTTTCATAAACAACAGGAGCAAAACATTGCTATAACAGAACCAGAGCACATTGAACATACAGTAGAGTAAGAATAGAACACAAAAGGGCATGGAGACATAGAAAAGGTGACCAAAGAAGGAGAGGAAATACAGCCAAGAAATGTAGAAGAAGGTATAGAAAGTGAAGAGACAAATAAGGAGGAGGATGTGGTTGACAAAGGGAACTTACCAGAAGATGGAACCAAAGATGTAGTTAGCAGCATATTAgagatacaagttgaagaaaagGAACATCAACAGGACAGTCCAAACTGAGAAAAGGAGCAAGACACTAGTGTTAAATGGGACACTGGACAGGAGAAGCCTATAGAACCTGTAAcacaaaaccaaaccaatgtcaacaaaaatcaacaacaacaaaagaagGGAGTAAATAGCAACAACAATAAGAAAGAGGGCAGCCAAGAGGAACATAGTAAGGATTTTCAGGCATCAGATGGTAGAAAAGATCTAGATGGGCAATCTTTGGAGCAACATTATCAGGAAGCTATGAGTCAAGAGGATATATCCCAAAGTGTTACAAAGGTTTAGGAAGAGGCAAAAAGAAAACACACAAGGACACAAGTGTTCCACCTAGGAATGGGTATCAAACTAGAAGTGCTATGCATAAACCTATTGTTTAATGTTGAATGCAATGATATGGAATATTAGGTCAGTAAATACCATAGAAGCCTTTCCTAGGTTAATAAAAATGTACTTGAAATACAAATTTGGTTTTATTGGGATTCTGGAACTTTTCCAGGATCCTGGTAAACTGGAGGATTATAAAAGATAGATAAATATGCATCATGCTACAGTAAATGAATCTGGTAAGGTATGGATATTTGTAGATAAGATGTTTGAGGTGGAAATTTTATCGGATCATATCCAACACATTACTATGAAACTCACTATGCAAGGCATGTAAGAAGGGTTGATGATTATTGTGGTATATGCTAAATGCACTCAGGTGGAGAGGCTGGAGTTATGGGAAAGTCTTGAAGAGCTTGCAGATAATTTAGATATACCATGGATGATAGGGGGGATTTCAATATGATAACatcagaagaagaaaaatatggagGCTTACCAGGCAGTATACAGGAAACTCAGGATTTCAAGTCTTGCATCTAGAATTATAGGATGTATGATTTGGGTTTTAAAGGGAGTAAATTCACATGGTGGAATCGACAAAGTCGGAGTGATTGCACTTTTAAAATATTGGACAGATGTTTGGGGAACCTTTTGATACAGAATGTATATCCAAACATTGAAATTGAGCACTTGATTAGAACTAGTTCTGATCATGCCCCAATGCTAATTTCTTATTCTGGGAATGTGGAACCTATCAAAAAGCCTTTCAAATTCCTTAACTTCTGGGTAAAACATGATTCTTTCTTAGACACAGTTAAGCAACACTGGAAGGCAGATTTCATGGCAAATCCTTTCATATTATTCCATCATAAGATGAAAAAGGTGAAGGCTGCTTTGATGGCATGGAGTAAGAACACTTATGGGAACATTTTTCAGGAAATAGAGTCTTTGGAGGATGTTATAAAGGTGCATGAAGAACAATATGAAATCAATCCTTCTCCTCAGAATAGGGAGAAGTTACATAAAGTCCAGGCAAAATTGAATAGATATTTGTATCTTGAGGAGGCTTTCTGGAAACAGAAAGTAGGGATGCAGTGGTTTGATGATGGAGATAAGAACACAAAATTCTTTCACACCTATGTTCAGAGCAGAAGAAAGAGGCTTCACTTTAAGAGAATGCAGGACCAAAATGGGGTATGGTTAGAGGAGAAGGATGGCATAGCAGCTGAAGCTATTAGATTTCAAGGATCAGTTTGCAAAGGAACTAGACCCTACTAACTTTGATATACTAAAGCATGTTCCAAAACTGGTCACTGAAGAACAGAATAGGAGAATAACAGAGATGCTAACACAAGATGAGGTAAAATAGATTATTTTTAAGCTGAAGGGAGAAAGTGCAGGGGGACCTGATGATTTCACTGGCTTATTCTGTCAACATTGCTGGAGCATTATTGAGGAGGATGTTACAAATATGGTTAAAAGCTTCTTTTGTGGTGCAGAACTGCCAAGATTTATAACCCATACAAATCTGGTAATGTTGCCAAAGAAGGATTTAATATACACCTTTTCAGACATGAGACCAATCAGCTTGAGTAACTTCATTAATAAGGTTTTCTCAAGACTGATTCATGAGAGAATGGCAGATGGTCTTCAGAAGTTGATTTCTGCTAATCAAGAAAGTTTTGTGAAATGAAGGAGCATTGtggaaaatgtgttgttgacaCAAGAAATTATGTCAGCCATTAGATTGAGACCCAAGAGTGCAAATGTGGTTATTAAGCTAGACATGGAAAAGTCCTACGACAGGGTCATATGGTTATTCTTAACAAAAGTCATGAGACAGATGGGTTTTTCACATATTGTTGTGGATATGGTGTTCAGAATGGTCAGTAATAATTGGTATTCTATTCTCATAAGTGGCCAACAATAAGGTTTCTTCCATTCAACTAGGGGTGTAAAGCAAGGGGACCCATTATCCcctactttatttattttagttgcAGAAGTACTGTCAAGAAACTTGAACCAATTACATCAACATTCACAATTCAAGGGTTTTGGGCTGCCTAAGTGGAGCCTTAAGATTAATCACCTGGCATATGCAGATGATATGATCATCTTTGTATCAACAGATGTCATTTCCTTGCAAATGACAATAGGGTTACTGGAGGATTATGAGAAAGCTTCAGGACAGAAGATCAATAAGGAGAAGAGTTCAGTGCATGTTCATCACAAGGTAACAGGAGATGTGAAGGCTATTGTGGAAGTGGCTACAAGGATTAGAAGAAAGGAATTTCCTTTCACATACTTGGGATGTCCTATTTTTTATagtagaaagaaaaaggattatTTTAATCCTATTCTGACTAAAATAATGAATAGACTCCAGTTATAGAAAGGGAAGATGTTATCTTTTGGGGCAAAGGCAGTTCTAATCAAACATGTACTACAAGGTATGCCAGTGCATTTACTTTCAGCTTTGAATCCCCCAGATAGTGTCATAAAACAGATGCATAAACtatttgcaaattttttttgaataataCTACTGGAAAAAGTAGACATTGGTCTGCTTGGATTAATTTGTGTAGTCTAGAAATAGAGGGAGGTCTGGGATTTAGATCTTTACATGATGTATCTATGGACTTGTATTGTAAAATATGGTGGAAATTCAGAACTGCAACATCCTTATGGAGGAATTTTATGAGTAACAAATATTGTAGGAAAGAAAATGCAGTAACAGTGCAATGGAGGTATGGTTCTCAAAAGTGGAAGAAGATGCTGCAGGGTAGAGATCTAATACAACCACATATTTAGTGGCAAATTAAAAGTGGCAATGTTATTTTCTGGTATGATAATTGGACAGGATTGGGAGCTCTGTATTATGTTAAAACGGGTGACATTTTTTATGATAGGATATAAAATGTGAAGGAAATGGTTGAAAATGGGGCATGGAATGTGGAGAAACTGGGGACAATACTGACTGGAGACATGGTTCATCACATTGTTAATACTATTAAGCCTATTTTAGAAGAGAAGGACACTCCTTGGTGGATACTGGATAGTAAGGGAGATTTCTCAGTCAAATCTGCCTGGGAATACTTGAGACTGAGGGGTCAGGAGAATGAAATCTATAAATACATGTGGGTGAAGGGACTGCCTTTCAAGATATCTTTCTTCATGTGGAGGTGTTGGAAATTTAAGGTGACATTGGATGATgtgttgaagaagatgaatattGACCAAGCATatagatgttggtgttgttcaAGTCCTAAGGAGGAGATAATACAACATGTTTTTGCTAGGTCTTTTTGTGCTAACAGGACTTGGTCCTATTTTGCTTCTTGTGCAGATATCAATATAGAAGGACTTCTATTACAGGAGCTTATAGTTAAGTGGTGGCAACAATCTACTGATAATAGATTGAAACCAATTTACTATGCTATACCTGCAATAATTCTTTAGGAACTATGGAAAAGAAGGAATGCTTACAAGCATGGGGAAAAAAAGACTGTGGGAAGATGTATCTACCAGGTATATGCTACAATTCAGAACTTGGTAAGATTTAGAAATTCTTCAATACAACAAATGCCACAGATGGAAGGACATGATTGATCTACTAGAAGGATACAGAAGTAAGGTAAAACATAGGACAGTGGTGTGGAGACCTCCTCCCAGTGGGTGGATATTATGCAACACTGATGGCTCATCGAGGGGAAACCCTGGAAGAGGGTTCTATGGTTGAGTGTCAGAGATGAAGGGTGACATAATTTTTGCTAAGGCAGAGgaaatatgtcacgacccaaccccgtaggccgtgactagtgcccgagctggacactcgtacacacccattaaccagaatcagcatacaaataacttatacatatacaaaggtcagacgtcgtctcaaactgtcgcatataaacatatataccgcacagaagccggcaaggctatcataaaacacaacatcacaaaatatatatacatacgtaagccaataaggctgccacggcgaatgggaccgcccaaaacataaatcacacagacataactgaacagtaactattcacaacccacacatatgtctacagacctctaagagtaacaacggtataatatgacgggacagggccccgccgtacccctgaatcgACGTACACATACACaacgaaagagtctgtaccaaaatatgggctccggaacaagggagcgctccaagatagcagaatggatatcctaagctggcggatcaccaagtcGAGCGTccgcgcgggcatgaaacgcagcccccgaagaaagggggtcagtacggaatatgtactgagtatataaagcatgagataCAGTAGACGGGatataaccaaagtaagaagtacagaaaaacgcgtacaatatccagaatatcaaaatgcttacctttgaaacacaaacatgcatattaatatcacatatatacatacatatatatccggcccattataggactcggtgaacatggtcgccaccccgtcattggcgccataacacatcatactccgaacacgcataactccgtaacacatcatactccgaacacatcatactctagaacacagcataactccgtaacacatcatactccagaacacagcataactccgtaacatcATAAAGCCATTTATAGATatacagaacccggccctctagtgagggactcggagaAAGATGCAAAACAGAATGCACACACAGAATGGTAAAtagtcatatgtatataaatcatcctttgagactcaatagataagtaagtaatcaacgctcgagggttaagacgatagtcatgttaagttctttcaaaatgtcgttagaactatacaaacgaaagtctcggggaccatggacatgtatcaaaccaatccgagcccgcctatgaaagttacggacattattcgctttaggaccctctacgaacgtatcgaagcgatccgagcccgtctatgaaagttagggaccttattcaacatagaatcctttaggaacaagaactctttatgcaacatttactatccaatcatacaaaagacacaagggccatagctcgactatactaggaatgctaacatcaagaagtgaataagaatcgtagacgtgctcggatcttatgaatagagttaccccaaggctcgtatcatatcttacttacatctaagacatgccaacgtaaagaaaggataggctttacatacctcgtccgcttcctaagctaatcctaacttaagtctcgggcttccaagatctacaacaacgtcattagatactaaacattagttgtaggtacttaggaattcaatcccaagctagcactttatttacgtaaattcgggcagcatttcctttataaattcaacaaaccccgagaattcaactcggccaaatcatcaacaacaataccaaaccatattaacaacatcaacaattaattcaaaacgtattctaacgttagaaactcttttctacataattcgacggcgtttcatttacattcaattcaaccacatacaatcaagcaacatcaatgctcacacgttcaagtactaacccgagatcattcaaataagactcaagaacacttcaaacaatccgcacaatattcaaaatagcccaaccaacatacaacaccacccgaaacctccaaactcaataagaacaacaacaacacattcctctcttccaaattcatgaactataccaacaatccacacgttaacaacttcattctcataaatacaagaaactatattaaaatcacattagcttctacaacagcccacaacaattacaacttcaacttgaaacattaaaccttcattttcatcatagaatccacaacaacaacaaccaaaaatactaagtaaatttagttcattccttctacacaaaacagcccatacacggcttaacatcaacatacatggttctatgaatttcattcatttctacacactacaacacgttcaaaccatccataatgcatgtaaaagaagattaaaccttactttttccacttaacttctcaacttagctagggttataaattgcaaaaatgaatggtttgattgctccaacaactactccacgttaataaggaccttccaattggttgaaatgctagaagaaaattatttttttgatcaattctcacAACATCAAactcggctagccatggccgaatatggtctctccaagcttctccaagtttcttaagttgaaaatgatgaataattgtcttgctagtcatcaattatctacatatatgattcatacaagtggacacatgccccactcatggcttggatcaatcaaatttggccaagccatgggtgggagcccactcACTCCACGGGGCCACTTGtggccttgttcatgaaataattaacttttcttaattaacttttaacccctaatcttccttaatattccataccaataaaattataagcaacttgtgccttaaaacaaaatcggaggttaaaagtctctacctcgtatcccgaaatagtcttgtccttaacttatcgcggttagctcggaatattccaatgtacaaaatacgagatataacatcctccccccctttagaacattcgtcctcaaatgttgaACTAGTCCtgcagggtcttataagcatttcggggAGTCttttttatagctatcacatacagttcattcatcaatcaacataaccaattaaagagtttagattacctgtaggcataggaaataagtggggatacttcttcttcatctcctcttcagcttcccaggtcatctcctccctgttattgttccgccacaataccttaatagaagccacatctttagtatgcaaccttctcacctgacgatccagtatggctatgggCTGCTCCTTGTAGGATAAATCTtctgtcacctggatatcatctatgggaaataccctggaaggatcacctacatatttgcgaagcattgacacgtggaagactggatgcactgcttccaaatcagctggtaggtctaactcgtaggcgacttggcctaccttacggacaatccgataaggcccaatgtatctcggcTCGCCTTTCCccttttgccgaatctcataacacccttcataagtgacactttcagaaatacccaatcgccgATCTAGAACTCTAAGTGTCTGTAGGCACTAAAATTTAATCGAACTTAAATCCACAAATAATTTGGATCATATTCTAAATTCAAGATGTATTGgtccaaacaaatattatggGCTAATATAATCGGATTAATTGATTAAGTCCAATTGTTATGGATTAAATTGAAAGACTAATTCAATTGGACTAGTCTATCTTGTTGGACTTCACATGATGAGCCCACTCTATTAGCCCAAGGTCCATGCCACGTATCAAATGACGTGGCGCGCCAAGTCAAGTCAAggaccaataaaatcatgccaCGTGTATAAGTGACGCAGCATGCCAAGGCAATAGAAGAACCAACCAAGTGTCGCCAAGTGTTCAAATGAGAAGGTTCaaccaatcatatacaaacCCTAGCTCATcccctacaactataaataggggtcttcacaaagccaaaagaaaaaaaaaaaaaaaaaaaaatatacatagaGAAGCTCTCAGCCGCAAGTCTTCCGCATACTAAGAAGTCTTCGCTCCAAGTGGTGAGCCGCAAGTTTCCATACCTCTACGTTTGTGATTAAAGCTCAGCTCCGCATTTGTagtgaaatatcaacaacaagtgaTCTAtccattcaagaacaagcaaagccctTGATTGACGGCCGTATTGTGAGGAGAAGAATAAGAGGATTACATCTTTCTGtttaagatttcataaagattgtaacccccgcataaattcttgaaatcaaatattattctttgtcgctatttttcttgtcttgattattattttcaggaACGAAAGATTAATCGTTACAAATTTGGCACGCCCAGTGGGACAATCTTTACCTCTCATCTCTTCTCTCCAATAGTCGAACTTCAAAAATACTAAGATGGCTTCCAAGAAGGTCAACTCGAAATCCGCATCCGCAAACACTACCGGATCCAAATTCTCCGTTGCTTGTTGAAAACATCCTAGATGTTACCGGGGAGCATCGGACCTGTCACAAGGGACCAAGCCAAATTGCTAGGGCAACGAGTTCCGCAAGCACAGCCCGAATCTGCTGTCGTCTTTGGTCCGTCTTCAAAAGACGTGAGATCTTCCGCAAACACCATagaaggaggggagaatgttgcCAAAATGGTGGAGAGGGCTCTTGCccaacttagtttatctaagcCCAAGAAATCCTTCAGGAAAGCTGACGATGATGTCTTGAGCATTGGATCTACTCCGTATAACATGTCCGCATCCTATGTTCGCGAAAATCCGTGTTATTCTTCTTCTATGATGGTGATGCATGCGATGATGACGAATGCTTCAACTGTTGAAGAACAACTCGCGAGCTTGACAAAGGCAATTGGAGACTTGACCAAATATGTGCAAGATCAAGATAATCGAATCGTCAAGTTGACGTACGTGTTTGATAGTGTGATGGAGGGGGATTCGAGTCATGCCCCTGGAAAACGTCCTCAAGCACAAGAAAGGATTGAATCTCCCACAAAACAGGTGGAACACGCTTCAGAAATCCAAGTTTCCTCTGAAGGGATGATTCCAATCAatcaaataaaagagttcatcaTGGGGACCATCAAGGATAAATATGATGTTTCCGCAAAATCATCCCTTACATATGCGAAGCCGTACACTGCGAGGATTGATAGCTTGAAGATGCCTGCCGGTTATCAACCCCCAAAATTTCAGCAGTTTGATGGCAAGGGAAATCCGAAGCAACATGTGGCACACTTCATTGAAACATGCAACAACGCTGGAACATATGGTGATTACCTTGCCAAACAGTTTGTTCGTTCCCTTAAAGGTTATGCTTTTGATTGGTACACAGACCTTGAGTCTGGTTCCATTGATAGTTGGGAGCAAATGGAGCAGGAGTTTCTCAACCGTTTCTATAGCACAAGACGCACCGTAAGCATGGTGGAACTTACAAACACCCGCCAGCGAAAGGAAGAACCAGTAATTGACTTCATCAACCGATGGAGGCATGCAAGTCTAAACTGCAAAGATAGACTTAGCGAAGCTTCGGGAATAGAGATGTGCATTCAAGGTATGCACTGGGGTCTCACCTATATCTTGCAAGGCATAAAGCCTAAGACTTTTGAAGAATTGTCCACTCGTGCTCATGACATGGAGTTAAGCATGGCATCAGTCGGAAGTGAAGCGCCGCCGGTCTACGAATCCCGCAAAGGTAAAGATAAGCAAGAAGTAAAGAAAGTGGGGAGATATTTTTCCAAGACCGAAAATAAAGAATCCATGAACGTTAATGTTGCGCCTGTGAAGTTCACCACTAAAGTAAGCAAGAAACAGAGCGTAAAGACAACTTCTTTGGAGGATAGAGCGAGCGTAAAACCAACTTTGAAGGAGATGCAAGAGAAGGATTATCCATTCCTTGATTCGGACGTTTCGCAATCTTTGATGAACTTCTTGGGCTGAAACTTTTTGAGTTACCCGAGATGAAGCGGCCGAATGAAGCAGGGAGAACTGATGAACCGAATTATTGCAAGTACCACCGGTTGATCGGCCACCCTATCGAGAAATGCTTTGTCTTCAAGGATAAAGTTATGGAGCTGGCCCGCGAAGGAAAGATTTCACttgaagatgagaaagaaaatgCAAACCAAGTTGGTGTCACAATTAGCTCGCTCGATCCAGTCATGACCTGCAACTTTGTTGAAGGATATGGAGAGAAAGACATCCCGAACATGTTTCTGGCAGGAATGATTAAGTTTGGAGACTTCGAACCAATTAATGTGAATGAAATGTTTTCTCTTCTTACACCGAGCGATGGAGGACCGTCTGAAGAAGACGAAGACCAAATTGCTCATCTTGATGATGGGGGTTGGACTCTCGTAACTCGTCGCAAGCGCCGCAAAACAGGTTCGCGAAAAGATTCAGTGAAACGACAAACTAAGGGAAAGAAGGTGAGTAAACCCGAAACAAAAAATCCAGTTGAGCACCCAAAGAAGGAGAAGATAGAGGGGCGATACTACCAAGAACCACGTCGGCCAATAACATTGGGAGAATACTTGCCGAGTTGGTTTCACACCAAATTTGTCATTGATGATGTAAAAGCTTCATGTTGTACCGTTGATGAGAAGGAAGTAAAAAATGTGACCTCGTCATGTCCATCATCAGAAGACTCTGCAAAGTCATCTCCTGAAGTCATAGATGCGTGCATGGCTAAAATCACATTCACCGATGATGACCTTCTACTCGGCGACACACCTCATAATCGCCCTTTATTAATGATTGGGTTTGCACGTGAGCAAAAGGTGAACAGAATCCTAATCGATGGTGGATCTGGAGTTAACATCCTTCCTATTCACACAATGAGGGAGCTTGGAATTGCAATGGAGGATCTTTCCGCAAGTCGTT includes the following:
- the LOC132045804 gene encoding uncharacterized protein LOC132045804 — translated: MDDRGDFNMITSEEEKYGGLPGSIQETQDFKCLGNLLIQNVYPNIEIEHLIRTSSDHAPMLISYSGNVEPIKKPFKFLNFWVKHDSFLDTVKQHWKADFMANPFILFHHKMKKVKAALMAWSKNTYGNIFQEIESLEDVIKVHEEQYEINPSPQNREKLHKVQAKLNRYLYLEEAFWKQKVGMQWFDDGDKNTKFFHTYVQSRRKRLHFKRMQDQNGVWLEEKDGIAAEAIRFQGSIIFKLKGESAGGPDDFTGLFCQHCWSIIEEDVTNMVKSFFCGAELPRFITHTNLVMLPKKDLIYTFSDMRPISLSNFINKVFSRLIHERMADGLQKLISANQESFVK